In Amycolatopsis methanolica 239, a single genomic region encodes these proteins:
- a CDS encoding helix-turn-helix domain-containing protein, with product MRWNLRLPAANRGVWQASDLQRLLAERGLVVSRGKMSHLWSGQPASIKLADPKVICTGLGCEVGELLIPEPETVPRHETGEADQSVAGERPAPRVVSRRRDGRSLPPT from the coding sequence ATGCGGTGGAACCTGCGGCTACCCGCCGCCAATCGCGGCGTCTGGCAGGCCTCCGACCTGCAGCGCCTGCTGGCCGAACGCGGCCTGGTCGTCTCGCGGGGCAAGATGTCGCACCTATGGTCTGGGCAACCCGCCTCGATCAAGCTCGCCGATCCGAAGGTGATCTGCACGGGGCTGGGCTGTGAGGTCGGCGAGCTGTTGATCCCGGAACCGGAGACCGTGCCGCGGCACGAAACCGGCGAGGCTGATCAGTCGGTGGCAGGCGAGCGCCCGGCGCCGCGGGTGGTGTCGCGGCGGCGAGACGGCCGATCCCTGCCCCCGACGTGA
- a CDS encoding GntR family transcriptional regulator codes for MKVIHAAAPVRTQAVEAIRAEIISGALKPGQRLVERELCEQLEVSRNTIREACRQLEAEGFLVIPPHKGPTVAQLSDDEARAIYEVREALECFAVRLFVERASDQTLGRLRDALAKLKSAHESGRVTRMLSTKNKFYDVLYSGAGNDVLHSQARLLHGRLAQLRARSLGHQGRPQSSIAEIEDVVNLIAARDADGASALWRDHIRNAAATALAS; via the coding sequence CCGGGCCGAGATCATCAGTGGCGCGCTCAAACCCGGTCAGCGCCTGGTCGAGCGCGAACTGTGCGAGCAGCTCGAGGTCTCCCGCAACACCATCCGGGAGGCCTGCCGCCAGCTGGAAGCGGAAGGCTTCCTGGTCATCCCGCCGCACAAGGGCCCCACCGTCGCCCAGCTCAGTGACGACGAAGCCCGGGCGATCTACGAGGTGCGCGAAGCGCTGGAATGCTTCGCCGTCCGACTGTTCGTCGAACGCGCTTCCGACCAAACCCTGGGGCGCCTGCGAGACGCACTCGCCAAGCTCAAGTCCGCACACGAATCCGGCCGGGTCACCCGGATGCTCAGCACCAAGAACAAGTTCTACGACGTGCTGTACTCGGGCGCGGGCAACGACGTACTGCACTCCCAGGCGCGACTGTTACACGGACGATTGGCCCAGCTGCGCGCCCGTTCACTGGGCCACCAAGGCCGCCCCCAGTCCAGCATCGCCGAGATCGAGGATGTCGTGAACCTCATCGCCGCCCGGGACGCGGACGGCGCGAGCGCCCTCTGGCGCGACCACATCCGCAACGCCGCGGCGACGGCTCTCGCCTCCTGA